The sequence below is a genomic window from Microbacterium abyssi.
GACGCATCGACGCAGGTGCGTCCGCTCCTGCGGGGTCGGATCGTAGAAGTCGCTCATGTGACCGAGGGTAGCGACCGGATTCGGCAGGGGGAACCTGCCGTAGCCTGGTAAGGACATGGCACATCTTCTCGGGGCCGAGGGCCTCCACCTGGAATACCCGACCAAGGTCGTCTTCGACTCCATCACGCTCGGCATCGAGGAGGGCGACCGGATCGGCATCGTCGGCCGCAACGGCGACGGCAAGAGCTCGCTGCTCGCGATGCTCGCCGGCCGCAAGGAGCCCGACGGCGGACGTGTGACGATGCGCGCCGGAACGCGCGTCGGGGTGCTCGACCAGGCCGATACCCTCGACGACGCCCTCACGATCGCGCAGTCGGTCGTCGGCGACGTGCCCGAATACGAGTGGGCGGGCGACGCGCGGGTGCGCGACGTCATCCACGGCCTGCTCGCGGATCTGGCGTGGGAGGCACCCGTCGCGGGCCTCAGCGGCGGGCAGCGTCGTCGCGTGGCGCTCGCCGCCCTGCTGGTGAATGACTGGGACATCATCGCGCTCGACGAGCCGACGAACCACCTCGACGTCGAGGCGATCACCTGGCTCGCCGGTCACCTGAAGAAGCGCTGGGCCGCGAACGCCGGCGCGTTCCTCGTCGTGACGCACGACCGGTGGTTCCTCGACGAGGTGTGCACCGAGACCTGGGAGGTGCACGACCGGATCGTCGAGCCCTTCGAGGGCGGATATGCCGCGTACATCCTCCAGCGCGTCGAGCGCGACCGGATGGCGGCCGCCACCGAGGCGAAGCGCCAGAACCTCGCCCGCAAGGAGCTCGCCTGGCTGCGCCGCGGAGCGCCCGCGCGCACGAGCAAGCCGAAGTTCCGCATCGATGCGGCCAACGTCCTGATCGAGGACGTCCCCGAGATCCGCGACAAGGTCTCGCTGCAGTCGCTGGCGGTCTCGCGGCTCGGCAAGGACGTGGTCGACCTGCTCGATGCCGGAGTGACGTACCCCGCCACGGACGGCGCACCCGCACGAGAGGTGCTCCGCGACGTCGAGTGGCGCATCGCACCGGGGGAGCGCACCGGCATCCTCGGCGTGAACGGTGCGGGCAAATCCACCCTGCTCGGGCTGGTGGCGGGCACGGTCGAACCGACCAGCGGGCGGGTCAAGCGCGGCAGCACCGTGCAGGTCCGCACGCTGACACAGCGCATCGACGAGCTGGCCCAGCACTGGAACGATCCGGTGCGCGTCGTCATCCAGGGCCTGCGCACCGAGTACACGTTCGGCACCGGATCCAAGGCGCAGGCGCTCACGCCCGGCCAGCTGCTCGAGCGGCTCGGCTTCTCATCGGCGCAGCTCTCCACGCCGGTGAAGGACCTCTCGGGTGGTCAGCAGCGGCGGCTGCAGCTGCTGCTCGTGCTGCTCGATCAGCCCAACGTGCTCATCCTCGACGAGCCGACCAACGACCTCGACACCGACATGCTCGCCGCGATCGAGGATCTGCTGGACTCATGGCCGGGAACGCTGCTGGTCGTCTCGCACGACCGGTACTTCCTGGAGCGCGTCACCGACCAGCAGTATGCCGTGCTGGGCGGGCATCTGCGGCACCTGCCCGGCGGCGTCGACGAGTACCTGCGCCTGCGGTCCGCCGAGAAGAATGCGCCCGCGGTGGGGGCGAAGGCGGCAGCGACCCCGCAGCTGGACGGTGCGGCGCTGCGAGCTGCGCAGAAGGAGGTCGCCTCTCTCGAGCGGAAGATCCAGAAGCTCACCGAGCAGATCGACAGGTCCAAGCACGCGCTCGTCGAGCATGACCAGTCCGATTACGAGGGTCTCGCCGAGAAGATGAAGGCGATCGCGGGGCTCGAGACCGAGGTCGAGGAGAACGAACTGCGCTGGCTGGAGCTCAGCGAGCAGCTCGACTGACGTGCCCGCCGCCCCGGTTCACGGGCGGATGACGACGCCGGTGCCCGCGGGCAGCTCAGCGAGCTTTGTGATCGCTGCTTCATCGAGCCGAAGGCATCCGTTCGAGATCGCGCCCGCGCGGTCGTCGTGGTAGTGGAAGGCAGTGATGGCGACGTCCTGCCCGCCGAACCCGTCGAGCACGGGTGATTGCAGGGAAAGGTATACGACCGGGAAGCCACGCGTGTAGTCGAACGACGTGACCTCGGTCAGGTGGATGAAAGAGCGGCCGATCGGGGTGGGCGTCTGATCGGTGCCCCAGCCGAAGTCCGTGGCGATCCGATCGGAGGCTCCGGCGCGCACGATGTCGATGGTGCGCCCGGAGAGACTCACCTCGACCGTCGTGTCCATGGGCGCCAGCTCGACATCGGCGGTGCGCACCCATCCGGTCAGCTGCGCCGGATCGCCTTCGGACGGGACACCCTGACGCCCGGTCAGCAGCACACGCACCCAGTTCTGCTGCTTCTCCACGACGGCGACCGTCGTGCCACCGTACCGGTACTCGCGCGGCAATGCTGCGACCGGATCACCGCGCGGATCGGCCCACACCGGCACGATGTCTGCGATGGCGCGCGCCGTGAATCCTGCGAATGGCGCCTCCGGGGTCGGATCGACCGGTAGCTGCGGCAGGATGGCGAACACGTTCGCCGCCGGAAGCGCGCCGGCGTCATAGACCTCGGTGTTCGCGGGAAACCCCGTCGGTGTCGGGGACGGTGCGGGAGCGGGCACGCTCGTCTGCACACCGGCAGCGGAACGAACGACGCTCGGCGCCGCATCCGGACGGGGCCACATCATCACGACGGCCGCGATGATGAGCGCACCGATGATGCCGATGAGTGTCCACGCGCGCACTCCGAGCCGGCGTGCGCGGCGATCTGGGGCTGGTGGTGCCATCAGGCTCCCTGTCGGATCTCGGACTCAGCGTGGTGCGTACTGCAATCTCCGGCGGGTGACGAACTCGCGTTGCCGACCCGACAGGGGGTCGACGAACCGCAGTTCCCTCGCCAGCAACTGTAGCGGGCGTTCGTGGTCATCCGGTGTCTCGTCCGTGAGGATCGGGTAGAGATTGTCGTGCAGGATGCCGGCGCCGATCGATGCGAGATGCACGCGCAGCTGGTGCATCTTGCCGGTGTGCGGACGAAGCAGGGTGTGGATGACGTCGTCGTCGGCATCGATCAGCTCGATGAGCGTCTCCGAGTTCGCCTCGCGCGCAGGATCGACCTCGACGCACACCTGACCGCGCAGCTTCTCGATGTGCATCCGCACGGTCAGCGGGAACGGGGCCTCCCACCCGTCGGGCCTGGCGGACACCGCCTCATAGACCTTCTCGATCGCGCGGTCCTGGAACAGCATCTGGTACGCGCCGCGCGTCTGCGGGCGCGCCGAGAACATCAGCAGTCCTGCCGTCGCACGGTCGAGGCGGTGCACCGGCGCGAGGTCGGGATTGTCGAGCGCTCGCCGCAGGCGCACCAGAGCCGAGTTCTGCACGTACTTGCCGGCCGGCGTCGTGGGGAGGAAGTGCGGCTTGTCCACGACGACGAGGTCCTCGTCCTGGTGGAGGATCTCCACGTCGAACGGGATCCCGACCTCCACAGGGGGCTCGCGGTAGTACCAGACGAACTCCTCCGCCCCGAGAGCGGTGTCGCGCGTCAGGGCCGAGCCGTCCGCGGCCACGATCTCGCCACGATCGAAGCGCTCCCGCAGACTCTCCGGTTCGAGGTGGAAGAAACGCTCGACCATGTACGCGCTCACGGTCGGCCACGGGCCAGAGAGCGGCACGTGCAGACGGGTGGCTCCCACGCCGTCGCGGACCGGGAGGGGCGAGCGCATCGCCATCAGGACACCGCCATCAGGAGTCGAAGCTCAGGCTGAGCTTGCGCAGCAGCGACGCCATCCGATCGCGGTCGGACCGCGACAGCGCCTTGAGCAGCTCGGCCTCGACATCGACGAGGCGGGTGATGGCGGCATCCACGCGGATGCGGCCATCGTCGGTGAGCGTGACCAGCACGCTGCGCCGGTCGCCCGGGTCGGCCTCTCGTCGCACGAAGCGGCGACCGACGAGACGGTCGATGCGATTGGTCATGGTGCCGCTCGAGACGAGAGTCTGCTGCAGCAGCTGCTTGGGGGAGAGCTGGAACGGTGCGCCCGCGCGGCGGAGGGCCGAGAGCACGTCCCACTCCCAGGCCTCGATGTCGCTGCGCCGGAACACGTCGCGCCGTGCGCGATCGAGGTGGCGGGAGAGCCGGTCCATGCGGGAGAGGACCTCGAGGGGAGAGAAATCGAGATCGGGACGCTGGGTGTGCCATGCGCCGACGATCCGGTCGACCTCATCTGCCTCGTTCATCCCTCCATTATCCGATGCGGGCGCATCGGCCGGGCATGGCAGACTTGTCTGGCAGCCCGCGGGCTGTGGTCCGCCGTGGTGTAATGGCAGCACGACAGCCTTTGGAGCTGTTAGGTCCAGGTTCGAGTCCTGGCGGCGGAGCATGACGGAGAACACGCTCGCCATCGTCGTCCTCGCGGCAGGACAGGGCACTCGCATGAAGTCGCGCCTGCCCAAGGTGCTGCATCCGATCGCCGGGCGCCCGCTCGTCGGGCACGTGCTGACCACGGCATCCCATCTCGGCGCGGAGCACATCGAGGTCGTCGTGCGTCACGAGCGCGACCGCGTGGTCGAGATGCTCAGCCAGAGTCACCCCGACGCCGTGATCGTCGACCAGGACGACATCCCCGGCACGGGGCGCGCCGTCCAGGTCGCGATCGACGCGCTGCCGGCGGATTTCACCGGCGACGTGCTGGTGCTGTCCGGCGATGTCCCGCTGCTCGAGGCCGGCACGCTGCAGGCTCTCGTCGACGCGCACCGGTCCGCCGCGGCATCCGCCACTGTTCTCAGCGCCCTGCTCGACGATCCGACCGGGTACGGACGCGTCATCCGTGACGACAGCGGCACAGTCGCGCGCATCGTCGAGCAGAAGGATGCCTCCGCGGACGAGGCTGCCGTCACCGAGATCAACGCCGGCGTCTACGTCTTCCGCGCGGCATCCCTGCGCACGTTCCTCACGAAGATCGACCAGGACAACGCCCAGGGCGAGCTGTACCTGACCGACGTGATCGGCCTGCTGCGCGAGGCGCAGGAGACCGTCGCCGCCGAGATCGCCGCCGACACCGCAGCGACCTTCGGCGTCAACGATCGCGTACAGCTCGCCGAGGCCGGTCGCGTGCTGAACGACCGCATCGTCCGGCGCTGGCAGCGCGAGGGCGTCACCGTCGTCGACCCGGCGACCACCTGGATCGACGACGACGCCAAGCTCGCCCCTGACGTGACCCTCATGCCGAACACGTACATCGCCGGAGCCACGGTCGTCGAGTCCGGCGCCGTGATCGGTCCCGACACATCGCTCGTCGACTGCGAGGTCGGAGAGGATGCCGTCATCCGCCGTTCCGACGCGACGCTCGCCGTCATCGGCGCCGGCGCGAACGTCGGCCCGTTCGCATACGTCCGGCCCGGCACCGTCCTCGGCGAGAAGGGCAAGATCGGCACCTTCGTCGAGACGAAGAACTCGCAGATCGGCGCCGGGAGCAAGGTTCCGCACCTGTCGTACATCGGCGACACGACGATCGGCGAGCGCGTGAATCTCGGCGCCGGCGCCATCACCGCGAACTACGACGACATCGCCAAGCACCGCACCGAGATCGGCGACGAGGTGCACACCGGCTCGCACAACGTCTTCGTGGCGCCGGTTAGGATTGGTGACGGTGCGAAGACCGGAGCAGGAGCGGTCGTCCGCAAGGACGTTCCCGCAGGTGCTCTGGCCTTGAGTGTCGCCCCTCAGCGCAATGTCGAGGGGTGGGTCGAGAAGAATCGGGCCGGCACGGGGGCCGCTGAGGCGGCCGACCGGGCCAGCAGAACCGAAAAGTAAAGGCGGGTCATGGGCCAGAAGAAGAAGACCGTTGCACTGGATCGGGACAACGGTGTGGCCCCCGGCCTCATCGCGAAGACGAAGAAGCGCCTCGTCGTCGCGGGGGGCCGCTCTCATCCTGAGCTGACCCACGCGGTAGCCGACGTCCTCGGCACGCAGATGGTTCCCGTCGAGCACCGCACCTTCGCCTCCGGCGAGATCTACTCCCGGTTCGAGGTGTCGATCCGCGGCTGCGACCTCTTCCTGATCCAGACCTTCGGCGAGCCGGTCAACGAGTGGCTCATGGAGACGCTCATCATGATCGATGCGGCCAAGCGCGCATCGGCCAAGCGCATCACGGTCGTCGCCCCGTACTACCCGTACTCCCGACAGGACAAGAAGGGCCGCGGCCGTGAGCCGATCAGCGCCCGCCTGGTCGCCGACCTGCTCAAGACCGCCGGCGCCGACCGCGTCATGAGCGTCGACCTCCACGCCGCACAGATCCAGGGCTTCTTCGACGGTCCAGTCGACCACCTGTTCGCCAAGCCGGTGCTTCTCGAGCACTTCCGCGCGAACCTCACGGAGGAAGACCGTGAGACGCTCACGATCGTCTCTCCCGACATGGGCCGGGTGCGAGTCGCAGACACGTGGTCCGACAGCCTGAGCGCCCCGCTCGCGATCATCCACAAGCGCCGCGACCCCAAGGTCGCCAACCAGGTTTCCGTCCACGAGATCGTCGGTGCGGTCGAGGGGCGCACCTGCCTCCTCGTCGACGACATGATCGACACCGGCGGCACGATCGTCAAGGCCGCGCAGGCGCTGAAGGCCAACGGCGCGCGCCGCGTCATCGTCGCCGCCACGCACGCGATCTTCAGCGATCCCGCCAGCGAGCGCCTGCAGGATGCCGCGATCGATGAGGTCGTCGTCACCGACACCATCCCGCTCACCCAGTCGCGCCGGTGGGAGAACCTCACGGTCCTCCCCATCGCTCCGCTGCTGGCCCGCGCGATCCACGAGGTCTTCGAGGACGGGTCGGTGACGAGCATGTTCGGCGGCGACGCCTGAGACACAGCCCGCGCATAGCGGTGCCTCTTACGCTCGATCCCATGATCAGCCAGGCCGCCTCACCATCCGTTCGCAAGGGCGCAGCCGTCGCCGGCATCGCAGGAATGCTCGTGCTGGCCGGGTGCTCGGGCGCGGCCGACGCGGAACCTCCGGCGGATTCCGGCGCATCCACGGGCTCTGGCACGTACGTCGACGGCACCTATACGGCCGAGGGCTCGTATCAGACGCCCGAGACCGTCGAGCAGATCTCCGTCACCCTCACCCTCGAGAGCGGCATCGTGGCCGACGTCGAGGTGACCGGCGACCCGCAGGCCCGCGAAACCGAGCAGTATCAGGGGCAGTTCATCGCCGGCATCGCTGAAGAGGTCGAAGGCCGCCCGATCGACGAGCTGGACGTCAGCCGCGTCGCGGGCTCCTCGCTCACCAGCGGCGGATTCAACGCCGCAGTCGAGGACATCAAGGACCAGGCCGCAGCCTGACCATGTCGACGTGGCGATTCGACGCGATCGGCACGCGCTGGGAGATCGAGACCATCGAGCCGCTCGAGCCCGAGCGCCGCGCACGTGTCGGTGCGGTGATCGCCGACTTCGATGCGACCTGGTCGCGGTTCCGCGAAGATTCGGTCGTGAGTCGCCTCGCGCAGTCCGGCGGCTGGGTCACGACACCGACGGATGCCGTCGCCATGCTCGATGCGTACCGCGAGCTCTCCGCGGCGACGGCCGGCGCGGTCAATCCGCTGGTCGGTGGGAGCCTGAGCGCGCTCGGCTACGACGCCTCATACTCGCTCGCCGCCGGCGACGCCGTCGCGGCGCCGCCGGACTGGCCGGAGATCCTCACTTGGGATGCGGACGGAGTGAACCTGGCATCCGCTGCGCTGATCGATGTCGGAGCCCTCGGCAAGGGACGGCTGGTCGATCTGGTGGCCGCCGCACTCGACGGTGTCGCGGGTGCGTTCGTCGTGGATGCCGGAGGCGATATGGCGGTGCGCGGCGAGGCGCGCGTCGGACTGGAGCATCCCTTCGACCAGACCAAGGCGATCGGCATCGCCACGGTGCGGGATCAGGCGCTGTGCGCGTCGGCGACGAACCGGCGCGCGTGGGGCGACGGGCTCCATCACGTGCTCGATGCACGCACCGGTATTCCCGTGCGCACCTGGGTGGCCACCTGGGCGTTCGCCCCCGACGCGATGCACGCGGATGCCGTCGCCACAGCCCTGTTCTTCGACGGCGGCCCGGCACTCGCGGGGCATTGGGGAGCGGAGTGGGTGCGGATGAGCACGGCGGGCGTCGCGGAACGGTCGCCGAACGCACCTGTGGAGCTGTTCATAGGGAAGAGTTGATGTCGTGACTTCATTCACCTCCATGCGCCAGCGGGTGCTCGCCGTCCTCGGCGCCGTATCGATGTACCGACTGGCCCTGTCGAGCCTGGCGATCCTCGCCGGCATCGCGCTGATCCTGTCCCTGTTCGGCCTCGTCGGTCCTTCGCCGCTCGAGCTCGTGGTGTCGTTCGTGGTCCTCTCCGTCGTGATTTCGGCGGTGGATGCTGCGGCGCAGCGGCTGCTGCATCTGCCCTGGCGCGTGGAGTCGTCGCTGGTGACCGCGCTGATCCTCCTGTTCGTCATGCGGCCTGGCGTCGACGGGCCCGCGCTGATCGGCTTGGCACTGGCCGGAGCGATCGCGAGCGTCTCGAAATACCTCATCGCATGGCGCGGACGGCATATCTTC
It includes:
- the glmU gene encoding bifunctional UDP-N-acetylglucosamine diphosphorylase/glucosamine-1-phosphate N-acetyltransferase GlmU, translating into MTENTLAIVVLAAGQGTRMKSRLPKVLHPIAGRPLVGHVLTTASHLGAEHIEVVVRHERDRVVEMLSQSHPDAVIVDQDDIPGTGRAVQVAIDALPADFTGDVLVLSGDVPLLEAGTLQALVDAHRSAAASATVLSALLDDPTGYGRVIRDDSGTVARIVEQKDASADEAAVTEINAGVYVFRAASLRTFLTKIDQDNAQGELYLTDVIGLLREAQETVAAEIAADTAATFGVNDRVQLAEAGRVLNDRIVRRWQREGVTVVDPATTWIDDDAKLAPDVTLMPNTYIAGATVVESGAVIGPDTSLVDCEVGEDAVIRRSDATLAVIGAGANVGPFAYVRPGTVLGEKGKIGTFVETKNSQIGAGSKVPHLSYIGDTTIGERVNLGAGAITANYDDIAKHRTEIGDEVHTGSHNVFVAPVRIGDGAKTGAGAVVRKDVPAGALALSVAPQRNVEGWVEKNRAGTGAAEAADRASRTEK
- a CDS encoding ABC-F family ATP-binding cassette domain-containing protein, with the protein product MAHLLGAEGLHLEYPTKVVFDSITLGIEEGDRIGIVGRNGDGKSSLLAMLAGRKEPDGGRVTMRAGTRVGVLDQADTLDDALTIAQSVVGDVPEYEWAGDARVRDVIHGLLADLAWEAPVAGLSGGQRRRVALAALLVNDWDIIALDEPTNHLDVEAITWLAGHLKKRWAANAGAFLVVTHDRWFLDEVCTETWEVHDRIVEPFEGGYAAYILQRVERDRMAAATEAKRQNLARKELAWLRRGAPARTSKPKFRIDAANVLIEDVPEIRDKVSLQSLAVSRLGKDVVDLLDAGVTYPATDGAPAREVLRDVEWRIAPGERTGILGVNGAGKSTLLGLVAGTVEPTSGRVKRGSTVQVRTLTQRIDELAQHWNDPVRVVIQGLRTEYTFGTGSKAQALTPGQLLERLGFSSAQLSTPVKDLSGGQQRRLQLLLVLLDQPNVLILDEPTNDLDTDMLAAIEDLLDSWPGTLLVVSHDRYFLERVTDQQYAVLGGHLRHLPGGVDEYLRLRSAEKNAPAVGAKAAATPQLDGAALRAAQKEVASLERKIQKLTEQIDRSKHALVEHDQSDYEGLAEKMKAIAGLETEVEENELRWLELSEQLD
- a CDS encoding pseudouridine synthase, which produces MRSPLPVRDGVGATRLHVPLSGPWPTVSAYMVERFFHLEPESLRERFDRGEIVAADGSALTRDTALGAEEFVWYYREPPVEVGIPFDVEILHQDEDLVVVDKPHFLPTTPAGKYVQNSALVRLRRALDNPDLAPVHRLDRATAGLLMFSARPQTRGAYQMLFQDRAIEKVYEAVSARPDGWEAPFPLTVRMHIEKLRGQVCVEVDPAREANSETLIELIDADDDVIHTLLRPHTGKMHQLRVHLASIGAGILHDNLYPILTDETPDDHERPLQLLARELRFVDPLSGRQREFVTRRRLQYAPR
- a CDS encoding MarR family winged helix-turn-helix transcriptional regulator, whose amino-acid sequence is MNEADEVDRIVGAWHTQRPDLDFSPLEVLSRMDRLSRHLDRARRDVFRRSDIEAWEWDVLSALRRAGAPFQLSPKQLLQQTLVSSGTMTNRIDRLVGRRFVRREADPGDRRSVLVTLTDDGRIRVDAAITRLVDVEAELLKALSRSDRDRMASLLRKLSLSFDS
- a CDS encoding ribose-phosphate diphosphokinase translates to MGQKKKTVALDRDNGVAPGLIAKTKKRLVVAGGRSHPELTHAVADVLGTQMVPVEHRTFASGEIYSRFEVSIRGCDLFLIQTFGEPVNEWLMETLIMIDAAKRASAKRITVVAPYYPYSRQDKKGRGREPISARLVADLLKTAGADRVMSVDLHAAQIQGFFDGPVDHLFAKPVLLEHFRANLTEEDRETLTIVSPDMGRVRVADTWSDSLSAPLAIIHKRRDPKVANQVSVHEIVGAVEGRTCLLVDDMIDTGGTIVKAAQALKANGARRVIVAATHAIFSDPASERLQDAAIDEVVVTDTIPLTQSRRWENLTVLPIAPLLARAIHEVFEDGSVTSMFGGDA
- a CDS encoding FAD:protein FMN transferase, which codes for MSTWRFDAIGTRWEIETIEPLEPERRARVGAVIADFDATWSRFREDSVVSRLAQSGGWVTTPTDAVAMLDAYRELSAATAGAVNPLVGGSLSALGYDASYSLAAGDAVAAPPDWPEILTWDADGVNLASAALIDVGALGKGRLVDLVAAALDGVAGAFVVDAGGDMAVRGEARVGLEHPFDQTKAIGIATVRDQALCASATNRRAWGDGLHHVLDARTGIPVRTWVATWAFAPDAMHADAVATALFFDGGPALAGHWGAEWVRMSTAGVAERSPNAPVELFIGKS
- a CDS encoding FMN-binding protein encodes the protein MISQAASPSVRKGAAVAGIAGMLVLAGCSGAADAEPPADSGASTGSGTYVDGTYTAEGSYQTPETVEQISVTLTLESGIVADVEVTGDPQARETEQYQGQFIAGIAEEVEGRPIDELDVSRVAGSSLTSGGFNAAVEDIKDQAAA
- a CDS encoding L,D-transpeptidase, yielding MAPPAPDRRARRLGVRAWTLIGIIGALIIAAVVMMWPRPDAAPSVVRSAAGVQTSVPAPAPSPTPTGFPANTEVYDAGALPAANVFAILPQLPVDPTPEAPFAGFTARAIADIVPVWADPRGDPVAALPREYRYGGTTVAVVEKQQNWVRVLLTGRQGVPSEGDPAQLTGWVRTADVELAPMDTTVEVSLSGRTIDIVRAGASDRIATDFGWGTDQTPTPIGRSFIHLTEVTSFDYTRGFPVVYLSLQSPVLDGFGGQDVAITAFHYHDDRAGAISNGCLRLDEAAITKLAELPAGTGVVIRP